One Mangrovimonas cancribranchiae DNA segment encodes these proteins:
- a CDS encoding amidohydrolase: protein MKKLLTLLIAITIWSCAKNKEVVDTVIVNANVYTVNNTYDKAEAFAVKDGKFVAIGTSKAISDKFTAENILNVSGKTIVPGFIDAHCHFYGLGLEQNRVNLAGTSSFDEVMKRVLDFQNTKQTNFIIGRGWDQNDWEEKAFPNNKLLNALFPNTPVALTRIDGHAMLCNQAALDLAGITKQTKIEGGEVVIENNELTGILIDNPMAMVEAVYPNPTKQEQINALLQAQDICFDLGLTTVSDAGLDKDVIQLIDSLQQTGDLNMRVYAMVSNTQKNLDYYLNNGPIKTDKLNVQSVKVYADGALGSRGAALKKPYSDKHNHFGAMVTTPKNIKALAKKIEQANFQMNTHAIGDSANKVVLQTYKDVLKGKKDKRWRVEHAQVLTDNDIEFFKDSNIIPSVQPTHATSDMYWAEDRLEADRIKQAYAYKELLKASGKIALGTDFPIEKVSPFLTFYAAVSRQDLEGFPKGGFQKENALTREEALKGMTIWAAYANFEDQEKGSIEKGKFADFVILDKDIMTVEVNKIPTIKVESLFIDGEEQ from the coding sequence ATGAAAAAGCTTTTAACCCTATTAATAGCCATTACTATATGGTCATGTGCAAAAAATAAAGAAGTTGTTGACACCGTAATTGTAAATGCTAATGTATACACAGTAAATAACACTTATGATAAAGCTGAAGCCTTTGCAGTAAAAGATGGTAAATTTGTTGCTATTGGTACTTCAAAAGCAATTTCAGATAAATTCACTGCCGAAAATATCTTAAACGTTTCTGGTAAAACGATTGTGCCAGGGTTTATCGATGCACATTGCCATTTTTACGGATTAGGACTAGAACAAAACCGAGTAAATCTCGCGGGGACATCTAGTTTCGATGAGGTTATGAAACGTGTGTTAGATTTTCAAAATACCAAACAAACTAATTTTATAATAGGTCGCGGTTGGGATCAAAACGATTGGGAAGAAAAAGCCTTTCCAAACAATAAATTGTTAAATGCCCTTTTTCCTAACACGCCAGTTGCCTTAACTAGGATAGACGGGCATGCTATGTTGTGTAACCAAGCGGCATTAGATTTAGCGGGAATTACTAAACAGACAAAAATTGAAGGGGGAGAAGTCGTTATTGAAAATAACGAACTTACAGGTATTTTAATTGATAATCCTATGGCGATGGTTGAGGCCGTTTACCCAAATCCAACCAAACAAGAGCAAATAAACGCTTTATTACAAGCCCAAGATATTTGTTTCGATTTAGGGCTAACCACAGTTTCCGATGCTGGTTTAGATAAAGACGTTATCCAACTTATCGATAGTCTACAACAAACAGGCGATTTAAACATGCGCGTGTATGCTATGGTGAGTAATACCCAAAAAAATCTTGACTATTACTTAAACAATGGGCCAATTAAAACCGATAAACTTAATGTGCAATCGGTAAAAGTATATGCCGATGGTGCTTTGGGCTCACGCGGAGCAGCTTTAAAGAAACCTTACAGTGACAAGCATAATCATTTTGGGGCTATGGTAACAACCCCTAAAAACATTAAAGCGTTGGCCAAAAAGATTGAACAAGCAAATTTTCAAATGAATACACATGCCATTGGCGATTCGGCTAATAAAGTTGTGCTTCAAACCTATAAAGATGTTTTAAAAGGCAAAAAAGACAAGCGTTGGCGAGTAGAACATGCGCAAGTTTTAACAGATAACGATATAGAATTTTTTAAAGACAGTAACATTATCCCATCGGTGCAACCTACACATGCTACGAGTGATATGTATTGGGCCGAAGATAGGCTAGAGGCAGATAGAATTAAACAGGCTTATGCTTATAAGGAGTTGTTAAAAGCCTCAGGAAAGATTGCCTTAGGAACCGATTTTCCTATAGAAAAAGTAAGCCCGTTTTTAACATTTTATGCGGCGGTTTCCCGACAAGATTTAGAAGGGTTTCCAAAAGGAGGTTTTCAAAAAGAAAATGCGTTAACACGAGAGGAAGCTTTGAAAGGGATGACCATTTGGGCAGCTTATGCTAACTTTGAAGATCAGGAAAAAGGAAGTATTGAAAAAGGCAAATTTGCCGATTTTGTTATCCTAGATAAGGATATTATGACTGTTGAGGTAAACAAAATACCTACTATAAAAGTTGAAAGCTTATTTATTGATGGAGAAGAGCAATAG
- a CDS encoding TonB-dependent receptor, which yields MKYLSVVLFTLTGMLSWSQERDNDTIGTNVINVVKPYTPSISDAFKVKETPSLDDEVTTTKKEVKYNIFSFPVASTFTPAKGKAATVEKEKPAKLYDNYATLGFGSYTTILGEVYLNHAISRTDNVGGYVSHHSSQGGIEDVLLDDHFYDSKINVNYSRTLRDLSWNIEGGFLHQVYNWYGLPQPYFTTESPEANMDVNHTFYGANIGGDIQFEDTYLKNIDVLFRHFGDDYSSAENRFKATATADIPIVDEEITTTLVLDYLGGSFDRNYYTNEELKYGNFNIGLKPTYRIIYDDLTLDLGVSTFYLNDIENSDNKFYIYPNISASYKVVNEVLIAYGGIKGDLIQNSYYDFAQDNPFVSPTLFIAPTDQQYNAYVGLKGKVSNSVSYNIKGAYLAERDKALFKNNELVVNGAEEVYQHANSYGVVYDDVSTFNIGGQLSVDINRNFTLGIKADYFAYDVDNQEVAWNLPEITGSLFMDYQINKHWFAGANIYYVGERKAQMDYTNSLVPVNIETIALDSYFDANAHAGYHVNDKLSVYAKVNNIANQNYNRWLNYPVQSFQALAGATYKFDF from the coding sequence ATGAAATATTTATCCGTTGTATTATTTACTTTAACAGGAATGTTAAGTTGGAGTCAAGAACGCGACAACGATACCATAGGAACCAATGTGATTAATGTTGTAAAACCATATACACCATCGATTTCCGATGCCTTTAAGGTAAAAGAAACCCCGTCTTTAGATGATGAGGTTACCACAACTAAAAAAGAGGTGAAATATAATATTTTTTCATTTCCTGTGGCGTCTACATTTACGCCAGCAAAAGGAAAAGCTGCCACAGTAGAAAAAGAAAAGCCAGCGAAATTATATGATAATTATGCTACTTTAGGTTTTGGTAGTTACACCACCATTTTAGGTGAAGTATATTTAAATCATGCTATTAGTAGAACAGATAATGTTGGTGGCTATGTTAGCCATCATTCTTCTCAAGGTGGAATTGAAGATGTGTTACTAGACGACCATTTTTACGACAGTAAGATAAATGTAAATTACTCTAGAACATTACGAGATTTATCTTGGAATATTGAAGGTGGATTTTTGCATCAAGTTTATAATTGGTATGGTTTGCCACAACCGTATTTTACCACAGAATCACCAGAAGCTAACATGGATGTAAACCATACATTTTATGGCGCAAATATTGGTGGCGATATTCAATTTGAAGACACCTATTTAAAAAATATAGATGTACTATTTAGACATTTTGGCGATGATTATAGTTCGGCTGAAAATAGATTTAAAGCCACTGCAACGGCAGATATTCCAATTGTTGATGAAGAAATCACAACAACTTTAGTGTTGGATTATTTAGGTGGGAGTTTTGATAGAAATTATTATACCAATGAAGAGTTAAAATATGGTAATTTTAATATTGGATTAAAGCCAACCTACAGAATAATTTATGATGATCTAACATTAGATTTAGGTGTTTCTACATTTTATTTAAACGATATAGAGAATAGTGATAACAAGTTTTACATCTATCCAAACATTTCGGCCTCTTATAAAGTGGTTAATGAGGTATTAATCGCCTACGGAGGTATAAAAGGTGATTTAATTCAAAATTCCTATTACGATTTTGCACAAGATAACCCATTTGTATCGCCAACATTATTTATTGCACCTACCGATCAGCAATACAACGCCTATGTAGGTTTAAAAGGAAAAGTGTCAAACAGTGTGAGTTATAATATTAAAGGGGCGTATTTAGCCGAACGAGATAAAGCCTTGTTTAAAAATAATGAACTTGTCGTTAATGGCGCCGAAGAGGTATATCAGCATGCCAATTCTTACGGGGTTGTTTACGATGATGTATCCACATTTAATATTGGTGGCCAATTAAGCGTAGATATTAACCGCAACTTTACTTTAGGTATTAAAGCCGATTATTTTGCGTACGATGTAGATAATCAAGAAGTGGCCTGGAACTTACCAGAAATTACAGGATCGTTGTTTATGGATTACCAAATAAACAAACATTGGTTTGCTGGCGCAAACATTTATTATGTTGGCGAACGAAAAGCACAAATGGATTATACCAATTCTTTAGTGCCTGTTAACATTGAAACAATAGCATTAGATAGCTATTTCGATGCCAATGCCCATGCTGGATATCATGTAAATGATAAATTATCGGTATATGCTAAAGTAAATAACATCGCCAATCAAAATTATAACCGTTGGCTAAACTATCCGGTACAAAGTTTTCAAGCTTTAGCAGGAGCAACCTATAAATTCGATTTTTAA
- a CDS encoding tetratricopeptide repeat protein, whose translation MSLNRVFLFILTLCFCVVTYAQQSAAYTNELVDYQKALSLYNNQQYLAAQTLFKQLKKTAKTDVLESDCVFYIANCAVRLNQQNADTLMEDFVEDYPTSTKRNTAFVDVADYYFTNGKYAYAKKWYDKVDENSLAGNEREKFNFNNGYVAFTTKNYKDARKYLSRIENSKKYGSQAKYYIGFMAYEGDDYDQATQYFDQVSDQEKYQEKLSYYQADLNFKLGKFEKAIELAKEQLPKSNRDEISELNKIIGESYFNLEQYEEALPYLKEYQGKRGKWSNTDYYQLGYTYYKQKDYDNAVAEFSKIIDGQDTVAQNAYYHLGESYVHLNKKQEALNAFRNASQMTYDLKVQEDAWLNYAKISYEIGNPYQSVPQVLTQYLETYPDTAYKDEIETLLIDSYITSKNYKEALELLEGKNSFENKKAYQKVAFYRGIELYNEGNYQEAQDFFNKSLKEEINPTYTARAIFWKAETNYNLSNYNDALIGFKQFKQIEEATATKEAVNIDYNLAYTYFKQKNYSQAITFFNQFINNNSNDNIRLNDAYLRLGDVNFVSSKYNDAINAYSEAIKINQVNSDYAFFQKTMSIGYAGNSDKKITDLNTFIERYPKSTLRDDAMYELGNSLVKANRNSEALNMYNKLNNEYRMSTFVPKAKLRQGLVHYNSGTNDKALTKFKQVAEEFPNTPEANQAVATARLIYIDLGQVDAYAAWVQTLDYVEVTDADLDNTTYESAEKKYLDGQSDAAIRQFNGYLNEFPKGLHALQTHFYVAQLYFKKDLKENALPHYIEVVNRTSNEFTEEALLRASQIQLEQKSWNKAIPLLERLEVQASFPQNVVFAQSNLMKANYQLEQYKQAVSYAEKVLEQNTIDNKIKSDAYLIIARSAIKTDDEPKAEQAYQEVEKTATGEAAAEAMFYKAYFQHKEGDFETSNSTVQNLAKNFSGYKYYSAKGLVVMAKNHYQLGDAFQATYILESVIENFKDYDDVVAEAQSELSKIKTEEAKTNMSVQPED comes from the coding sequence ATGAGTCTTAATAGAGTTTTCCTTTTCATTCTAACTCTTTGTTTTTGTGTTGTAACCTATGCACAACAATCTGCAGCATATACTAACGAGTTAGTGGATTACCAAAAAGCCCTTTCTTTATATAACAACCAACAGTATTTAGCAGCGCAAACACTTTTTAAACAGTTGAAGAAGACGGCCAAAACAGATGTTTTAGAATCTGATTGTGTCTTTTATATAGCTAATTGTGCGGTAAGACTAAATCAGCAAAACGCCGATACCTTAATGGAAGATTTTGTTGAAGATTACCCTACAAGTACCAAACGAAATACTGCTTTTGTAGATGTTGCCGACTATTATTTTACCAATGGAAAGTATGCCTACGCTAAAAAATGGTATGATAAAGTAGACGAAAACTCATTGGCAGGCAACGAACGTGAAAAATTTAACTTCAACAATGGTTATGTAGCGTTTACAACCAAAAATTATAAAGACGCTAGGAAATATTTAAGTCGCATTGAAAATTCCAAAAAATATGGCTCGCAAGCCAAATACTATATTGGTTTTATGGCTTATGAAGGCGATGATTACGACCAAGCAACACAATATTTCGACCAAGTTAGCGACCAAGAGAAATACCAAGAAAAGCTATCATACTATCAAGCCGATTTAAACTTTAAACTAGGAAAATTTGAAAAAGCTATCGAGTTAGCTAAAGAGCAATTACCAAAAAGTAATCGCGATGAAATTTCAGAACTAAATAAAATTATAGGTGAAAGCTACTTCAACTTAGAACAATATGAAGAAGCGCTTCCTTATTTAAAAGAATATCAAGGAAAACGCGGAAAATGGTCCAATACCGATTATTACCAATTAGGATATACGTACTACAAGCAAAAAGATTACGATAATGCTGTAGCCGAGTTTAGTAAAATTATCGACGGGCAAGATACCGTAGCTCAAAATGCTTATTATCATTTAGGCGAAAGTTATGTGCATTTAAATAAAAAACAAGAAGCTTTAAATGCGTTTCGTAACGCCTCACAAATGACTTACGATTTAAAAGTTCAAGAAGATGCTTGGTTAAACTATGCTAAAATTAGTTACGAAATAGGAAATCCTTATCAATCGGTGCCACAAGTATTAACGCAGTATTTAGAGACTTATCCAGATACCGCATATAAAGATGAAATAGAAACACTTTTAATCGATTCCTATATTACATCAAAAAACTACAAAGAAGCTTTAGAGTTACTCGAGGGGAAAAATAGTTTTGAAAATAAAAAAGCCTATCAAAAAGTCGCATTTTATCGTGGAATAGAACTTTATAATGAAGGGAACTATCAAGAAGCTCAAGACTTTTTTAATAAGTCGCTAAAAGAAGAAATAAATCCTACTTATACTGCACGAGCCATTTTTTGGAAAGCGGAAACAAATTATAATTTATCAAATTACAACGATGCTTTAATAGGCTTTAAACAGTTTAAGCAAATTGAAGAAGCTACAGCTACAAAAGAAGCGGTAAATATTGATTATAACTTGGCTTACACATATTTTAAACAAAAGAATTATTCGCAAGCCATTACCTTTTTCAATCAGTTTATAAATAATAACAGCAACGATAATATTAGGCTAAACGATGCATATTTAAGGTTAGGCGATGTCAATTTTGTATCTAGTAAATATAACGATGCTATTAATGCATACAGTGAGGCCATAAAAATTAATCAGGTGAATTCAGATTATGCCTTTTTTCAAAAAACAATGAGTATTGGTTACGCAGGAAATTCTGATAAAAAAATTACAGACCTAAACACGTTTATAGAACGTTACCCAAAGTCAACTTTACGAGACGATGCCATGTATGAATTAGGAAACTCCCTCGTAAAAGCAAATAGAAATTCAGAGGCGTTAAACATGTATAACAAACTTAATAACGAATACCGCATGAGTACTTTTGTGCCAAAGGCTAAATTACGTCAAGGTTTGGTACACTATAATTCTGGAACAAACGATAAAGCCTTAACCAAGTTTAAACAAGTTGCCGAAGAATTTCCAAATACACCAGAAGCAAATCAAGCAGTGGCAACAGCGCGTTTAATTTATATCGACCTAGGGCAAGTAGATGCTTATGCAGCTTGGGTGCAAACGTTAGACTATGTAGAAGTTACCGATGCCGATTTAGATAATACCACTTACGAGTCTGCCGAAAAAAAGTATTTAGATGGCCAATCAGATGCTGCAATTCGTCAGTTTAATGGATATTTAAATGAATTCCCAAAAGGGCTTCATGCTTTACAAACGCATTTTTATGTCGCGCAATTGTACTTTAAAAAAGATTTAAAAGAAAATGCGTTGCCACATTATATAGAGGTTGTTAATAGAACTTCAAATGAGTTTACAGAAGAAGCTTTATTGCGTGCTTCACAAATTCAACTAGAGCAGAAAAGTTGGAATAAAGCAATTCCGTTATTAGAACGTTTAGAGGTTCAGGCTAGTTTTCCACAAAATGTGGTTTTTGCGCAATCTAACTTAATGAAAGCCAATTATCAATTAGAACAATATAAACAAGCCGTTTCCTACGCAGAGAAAGTACTTGAGCAAAATACTATTGACAATAAAATAAAAAGCGATGCCTATTTAATTATAGCACGTTCGGCTATAAAAACAGACGATGAGCCAAAAGCAGAACAAGCTTATCAAGAAGTTGAAAAAACAGCCACAGGAGAAGCCGCTGCAGAAGCCATGTTTTACAAAGCTTATTTTCAACATAAAGAAGGCGACTTCGAAACCTCTAATAGTACAGTTCAAAATTTAGCAAAGAATTTTTCAGGTTATAAATATTACAGCGCTAAAGGGTTGGTTGTTATGGCAAAAAATCATTATCAATTAGGCGATGCTTTTCAAGCAACGTACATTCTTGAAAGTGTTATTGAAAACTTTAAAGACTACGATGATGTCGTTGCAGAAGCCCAGTCCGAGTTGTCTAAAATTAAGACAGAAGAAGCTAAAACCAACATGTCTGTTCAACCAGAAGATTAA
- a CDS encoding glycosyltransferase — MANTCIIIPCYNEVNRLPSEDFIAFSKTNSPIHLLFVDDGSQDNTLAILKEISDSSLSVSLLTLEKNSGKAEAIRQGVLHLNNHYKTIGYLDADLSTPLSEITRLITIAQTKNVAFVMGSRVKRSGATINRRLKRHVFGRIIATFIDSCILKLGIYDTQCGAKVIGAPLAKELFKTPFKTKWLFDVELLLRMKHKYGKAYCKNNILEIPLEYWRDIGASKISFLDILIIPFDLLKLYFSRK; from the coding sequence ATGGCAAATACTTGCATTATTATTCCTTGTTATAACGAAGTCAACAGATTGCCTAGTGAAGATTTTATAGCGTTTTCTAAAACCAATAGTCCTATTCACTTACTTTTTGTGGATGATGGAAGCCAGGACAACACCTTAGCTATTTTAAAAGAAATATCGGATTCCTCCTTATCGGTTTCGCTACTAACTTTAGAAAAAAACTCAGGAAAAGCCGAAGCTATAAGACAAGGCGTTTTACATTTAAACAATCATTACAAAACTATTGGCTATTTAGATGCCGATCTTTCTACACCTTTATCAGAAATAACACGTTTAATTACAATAGCGCAGACCAAGAATGTAGCTTTTGTTATGGGGTCTCGGGTAAAACGATCCGGCGCAACAATTAACCGACGATTAAAAAGACATGTGTTTGGTAGAATTATTGCTACATTTATAGATTCGTGTATATTAAAATTAGGAATTTACGACACCCAATGTGGTGCTAAAGTCATTGGTGCACCTTTAGCAAAAGAACTTTTTAAAACACCTTTTAAAACCAAGTGGCTTTTTGATGTAGAATTACTCCTTAGAATGAAACATAAATACGGGAAAGCCTACTGTAAAAACAATATTCTTGAAATACCTTTAGAGTATTGGCGCGATATTGGCGCATCTAAAATTAGTTTTTTAGATATTTTAATAATTCCTTTCGACCTCTTAAAGCTTTATTTTTCAAGAAAATGA
- a CDS encoding ATP-binding cassette domain-containing protein, which yields MQTVLHLKDASIYQGDNLVLTDVNVDVNKGEFVYLIGKTGTGKSSFMKTLYGDLPLTKGEGQIVDFDLKTLKEKDIPFLRRKLGVVFQDFKLLTDRTVNDNLAFVLKATGWKDKNNIKTRIDEVLDKVGMKTKGFKFPHELSGGEQQRVAIARALLNNPELILADEPTGNLDPQTSVEVMEVLRDINKNGNTILMATHDYALLLKYPSKTLKCDDNQVFEVVQRK from the coding sequence ATGCAAACAGTACTTCATCTTAAAGATGCTTCAATATACCAAGGCGATAATTTAGTATTAACCGATGTTAATGTAGATGTTAACAAAGGGGAATTTGTTTACCTTATTGGAAAAACAGGAACCGGAAAAAGTAGTTTTATGAAAACACTTTACGGCGATTTGCCCCTAACAAAAGGTGAAGGACAAATTGTAGATTTTGATTTAAAAACACTTAAAGAGAAAGATATTCCATTTTTAAGGCGAAAGTTAGGCGTTGTTTTTCAAGACTTTAAACTCCTTACAGATAGAACTGTTAACGACAATTTGGCGTTTGTACTAAAAGCTACAGGCTGGAAAGACAAAAACAACATTAAAACTAGAATTGATGAGGTTCTTGACAAGGTTGGCATGAAAACCAAAGGGTTTAAGTTTCCCCACGAACTTTCTGGTGGTGAGCAACAACGTGTTGCCATTGCGCGTGCTTTGTTAAACAATCCTGAACTTATTTTGGCAGACGAACCCACAGGAAACCTTGACCCACAAACTAGTGTTGAAGTTATGGAAGTGCTTCGAGATATAAACAAAAATGGGAACACCATACTTATGGCCACGCATGATTATGCCTTGCTTTTAAAATACCCAAGCAAAACTTTAAAATGCGATGACAATCAAGTTTTTGAAGTGGTCCAGAGAAAATAA
- a CDS encoding glycosyltransferase: MLSILIPTYNYNALPLVQNIEQQINELGIAYEIICIDDNSNASFDKTNQQINYLKNCIFIKNSENLGSLGTRVNLAKKATYNWLLFLDADTLPKNSSFMACYINSLNKNFDVIFGGIDYKISHEKRFALREAFGKKRETVSALKRNKMPYKFVSSANFLIKKKVFLNTLENINKTAYGQDYLFGSLLKSKKTTIKHIDNTVYHLGLEENDVFLKKSKTAVKTLAKLYKANQIKEHDITLIKAYKTLRLFGLTRIFKIIITAFNKNIEKNLTGSSPSLLLFDLYRLGYFCNVTL, translated from the coding sequence ATGCTTTCTATTTTAATTCCTACATACAACTACAATGCTTTACCATTAGTTCAAAATATTGAGCAACAAATCAACGAACTAGGAATAGCCTATGAAATTATTTGTATAGATGATAATTCTAACGCCTCGTTTGATAAAACCAACCAGCAAATAAATTATTTAAAAAACTGCATATTTATAAAAAACTCTGAAAATTTAGGCAGTTTAGGCACTAGAGTTAATTTAGCTAAAAAAGCAACATATAATTGGTTATTATTTTTAGATGCCGATACGCTTCCTAAAAATTCTAGCTTTATGGCTTGTTATATAAATAGTTTAAACAAAAATTTTGATGTCATTTTTGGAGGAATAGATTACAAAATCTCACATGAAAAAAGATTTGCTTTAAGAGAAGCTTTTGGAAAAAAGAGAGAAACCGTAAGTGCTTTAAAAAGAAACAAAATGCCTTATAAATTTGTCTCGTCGGCTAATTTTTTAATTAAAAAAAAGGTATTTCTTAATACTTTAGAAAATATAAACAAAACGGCTTATGGGCAAGATTACCTTTTTGGTTCTCTATTAAAATCTAAAAAAACAACTATAAAACATATAGATAATACTGTTTACCATTTAGGACTCGAGGAAAATGATGTTTTTTTAAAAAAATCTAAAACGGCCGTTAAAACGTTAGCGAAACTATATAAAGCTAATCAAATTAAAGAACACGACATTACACTTATAAAAGCATACAAAACACTTCGTTTGTTTGGTTTGACCAGAATATTTAAAATCATTATAACAGCTTTTAACAAAAACATAGAAAAAAACCTTACTGGTAGTTCGCCTAGCTTACTTTTGTTTGATTTATATAGATTAGGGTATTTTTGTAACGTTACTTTGTAA
- a CDS encoding glycosyltransferase family A protein: protein MTPFFSIIIPLYNKEYFVKNTITSILNQSFKDFEIIVVNDGSTDNSLDIVKTFKDQRIRVLTTKNQGVSSARNYGIKKANAKYIAFLDADDLWETSYLQTIHNLIIGYPKESIFASALKIKKGGNYHLSKYKDLDLKKGETARLNYFKSSKKQSILHCSSVVIKKTIFKKIGGFNSNLKTGEDTDLWIRIGLKYPVVFIHKYLVTHLALNSGLTSTNRSYFKPINFSEYENKSQDIDFKSFLNKNKFSSALKLKITKDMRCFNQLKQTINFDMLSVKQRLALTVPRLILLAYLYLHSLFSNEKKFF from the coding sequence ATGACGCCTTTTTTCTCCATAATTATACCACTTTACAATAAAGAATATTTTGTAAAAAACACTATTACGAGTATTTTAAACCAATCGTTTAAAGATTTTGAAATTATTGTTGTTAACGACGGCTCTACAGATAATAGTTTAGATATTGTTAAAACATTTAAAGACCAAAGAATTCGTGTTTTAACTACTAAAAATCAAGGCGTTTCATCTGCCAGAAATTATGGTATAAAAAAGGCTAATGCTAAATATATTGCCTTTTTAGATGCTGATGATTTGTGGGAAACCTCATACTTACAAACAATTCATAATTTAATTATAGGGTATCCTAAAGAATCTATTTTTGCAAGTGCTTTAAAAATAAAGAAAGGAGGTAATTATCACCTATCCAAATACAAAGATTTAGATTTAAAAAAAGGCGAAACAGCTAGGTTAAATTATTTTAAAAGCAGTAAAAAACAATCTATCCTTCACTGCTCGTCTGTAGTTATTAAAAAAACCATTTTTAAAAAAATTGGTGGTTTTAATTCTAATCTTAAAACTGGTGAAGATACAGATTTATGGATTAGGATTGGCTTAAAGTACCCCGTTGTGTTTATACATAAATATTTGGTTACTCACCTCGCTCTAAATTCTGGATTAACCTCTACTAACAGAAGCTATTTCAAGCCCATAAATTTTTCGGAATATGAAAACAAAAGTCAAGATATTGATTTTAAATCCTTTTTAAATAAAAACAAATTTTCATCGGCCTTAAAACTTAAAATAACTAAAGACATGAGGTGTTTTAACCAGTTAAAACAAACTATAAATTTTGATATGCTAAGTGTTAAACAAAGGCTAGCCCTAACAGTCCCAAGGTTAATACTATTGGCATACTTATATTTACACTCATTATTTAGTAACGAAAAAAAGTTCTTTTAG
- a CDS encoding FdtA/QdtA family cupin domain-containing protein has translation MNKNRLEDITIIDIPKIKDHRGNLAVIEKTCIPFAIKRVYYLYDVPSDAYRGGHAHKQLKQFLVALSGSFEVVLNDGVDEKRVVLNKPDKGLLIPTGIWRELENFSSGSVCLVLASEEFNESDYIRNFKQFKSFKAL, from the coding sequence ATGAATAAGAACCGATTAGAAGATATAACAATAATTGATATTCCTAAAATAAAAGACCATAGAGGAAATCTTGCTGTTATTGAAAAAACATGTATTCCTTTTGCAATAAAACGAGTGTACTATCTATACGATGTGCCAAGCGACGCTTATCGTGGTGGACATGCTCACAAACAATTAAAACAGTTTTTAGTCGCCTTAAGTGGTAGTTTTGAAGTTGTACTTAATGATGGCGTAGATGAAAAAAGAGTCGTGCTAAATAAACCAGATAAAGGCTTATTAATACCAACTGGAATATGGAGGGAGTTAGAAAATTTTTCTTCAGGATCGGTTTGTTTAGTTCTGGCTTCCGAAGAGTTTAATGAATCAGATTATATTAGAAACTTTAAACAATTTAAGTCGTTTAAAGCTCTCTAA
- a CDS encoding glycosyltransferase, translating to MNITQNKGYSIEVLVSTTNRSSLNFLYEMFKNNDISKCHVLVINQTTPKNLLTSNFKNIRIINSYEKGVSKSRNLAINNAKGDICLIADDDVVFLKNFISKINNAYLETKADLICFKTLTTIGDPYSNYPNKISSLRRFYRKVLSIEITFNLKVLKENKLSFDEYFGLGSVFQDGENRIFLRNALNKHITSIFYPEYIVKHKPYSSSDEMDSDRFIFARSALNYKLFGTIAYLYPIKHVVGITIRGLIHVSSIFSKLKAGYKGISTYKNIVKKNDE from the coding sequence GTGAACATAACGCAGAATAAAGGATATAGTATAGAAGTTTTAGTATCTACTACAAATAGAAGTTCATTAAACTTTTTATACGAAATGTTTAAAAATAATGACATTAGTAAATGTCATGTTTTAGTTATAAACCAAACAACACCAAAAAATCTGCTCACGTCCAATTTTAAAAATATAAGAATAATTAACTCTTATGAAAAAGGGGTTAGCAAAAGCCGTAATTTAGCTATTAATAATGCTAAAGGCGATATTTGCTTAATAGCAGATGACGATGTTGTTTTTTTGAAAAATTTTATAAGTAAAATAAACAATGCTTACCTTGAAACTAAGGCCGATTTAATATGTTTTAAAACACTAACAACAATAGGTGATCCTTATAGTAATTACCCTAATAAAATTAGCAGTTTAAGAAGGTTTTATAGAAAAGTACTTTCAATTGAAATAACATTTAATCTAAAAGTGTTAAAAGAAAATAAACTGTCGTTTGATGAGTATTTTGGATTAGGAAGTGTTTTTCAAGATGGAGAGAATCGAATTTTTTTAAGGAATGCTTTAAATAAACATATTACTTCAATTTTCTATCCAGAGTATATTGTAAAACATAAACCCTATAGTTCGAGCGATGAAATGGACTCTGATAGATTTATATTTGCTAGAAGTGCATTGAATTATAAACTTTTTGGCACAATAGCCTATCTTTATCCTATTAAACATGTTGTAGGAATAACTATAAGAGGATTAATTCATGTTTCTAGTATTTTTTCTAAATTAAAAGCTGGGTATAAAGGAATATCAACGTATAAAAATATTGTCAAGAAAAATGATGAATAA